Proteins encoded in a region of the Sphingopyxis sp. OAS728 genome:
- a CDS encoding carboxylesterase/lipase family protein — translation MIAAEQYGAPIEIDGGAIRGRIDGQVVRFLGIPYAAPPARFELPRPPLSWEGVRDMDDPGPAAPHRIKSFPMVDPTPLVGPGSDGRDGDYLRLNVWAPKDANGAPVMVFIHGGGFVGGCKDAAVHDGSAFAASGIVCVAINYRMGIDGFLPVPGAPTNLGLRDMLFALEWVQRNIARFGGDAANITVFGESAGAMAIADLVTSPLAKGLFRRAIIQSGHGAMVREIEVAQHLVRKLAKVLRIAPDADGFRGVSHAAAMDAIEKVAKPWAVDLRGKDGCEPVYGISRFIPVYGDDVLPEKPVDALRKGAGREVEVVIGTNAEEMNLYFVPTGVRKKIGGLLARWLLGRSHPQAKAVLKAYGYKQQGVRPGEALTDAMNDLVFRWPARQYAAAHQGKTWMYEFDWRSPACDGELGACHGIEMPFVFKTLPSVTGPRGLAGMDPPQALADRVHELWAGFAKGRAMPWPEFGAYRMVYQVTRGEALHEPVMPAAAFVPE, via the coding sequence ATGATTGCTGCAGAACAATATGGTGCGCCCATCGAAATCGATGGCGGCGCGATACGCGGCCGAATTGATGGCCAGGTGGTGCGCTTCCTCGGCATCCCCTATGCGGCGCCACCCGCGCGTTTCGAACTTCCCCGTCCGCCGCTGTCGTGGGAGGGTGTGCGCGATATGGATGATCCGGGGCCTGCGGCGCCGCACCGGATCAAGTCTTTCCCCATGGTCGACCCCACGCCGCTCGTCGGTCCGGGCAGCGACGGCCGCGATGGCGACTATCTTCGGCTGAATGTCTGGGCGCCAAAGGACGCCAATGGGGCGCCGGTGATGGTCTTCATCCACGGCGGCGGTTTCGTCGGTGGCTGCAAGGATGCGGCGGTTCACGACGGCAGCGCTTTTGCCGCGTCGGGCATCGTGTGCGTCGCGATCAACTACCGCATGGGCATTGATGGCTTCCTGCCTGTGCCCGGGGCGCCGACCAATCTGGGCCTGCGCGATATGCTTTTTGCGCTCGAATGGGTGCAGCGCAATATCGCGCGCTTCGGGGGTGACGCCGCCAACATCACCGTCTTTGGCGAAAGCGCGGGTGCGATGGCGATCGCCGACCTCGTGACCTCACCGCTCGCGAAGGGCTTGTTCCGGCGTGCGATCATCCAGAGCGGCCATGGCGCGATGGTGCGCGAGATCGAGGTGGCGCAGCACTTGGTGCGGAAGTTGGCGAAGGTGCTGCGTATCGCCCCCGATGCCGACGGGTTTCGCGGGGTTTCGCATGCGGCGGCGATGGATGCGATCGAGAAGGTGGCGAAGCCTTGGGCGGTGGATTTGCGGGGGAAAGACGGGTGCGAGCCGGTGTATGGGATCAGCCGCTTCATTCCGGTCTATGGCGACGATGTGCTTCCCGAAAAGCCGGTCGACGCGCTGCGCAAAGGGGCCGGCCGCGAGGTGGAAGTTGTCATCGGCACCAATGCCGAGGAGATGAACCTCTATTTCGTGCCCACGGGGGTGCGGAAGAAGATCGGCGGGCTGCTCGCGCGCTGGCTGCTCGGGCGGTCGCATCCGCAGGCGAAGGCGGTGCTGAAGGCCTATGGTTACAAGCAACAGGGCGTGCGGCCGGGCGAGGCGCTGACCGACGCGATGAACGACCTCGTCTTCCGCTGGCCCGCGCGCCAATATGCCGCGGCGCATCAGGGCAAAACGTGGATGTACGAGTTCGACTGGCGCTCGCCCGCGTGCGACGGTGAGCTTGGCGCGTGCCACGGGATCGAGATGCCCTTCGTGTTCAAGACGCTCCCGAGCGTCACCGGGCCGCGCGGGCTCGCGGGGATGGACCCGCCACAGGCGCTCGCCGACCGGGTGCACGAGCTATGGGCGGGCTTCGCGAAGGGCAGAGCGATGCCATGGCCCGAGTTCGGCGCGTAC